The Lycium ferocissimum isolate CSIRO_LF1 chromosome 10, AGI_CSIRO_Lferr_CH_V1, whole genome shotgun sequence genome window below encodes:
- the LOC132035022 gene encoding uncharacterized protein LOC132035022, translated as MECNKEEAVRVRGIAEKKMENSDFIGAKKLASKAQQLFPDLENITQMVLVCDVHCSAENKTFGNEKDWYGILNVEPTADDALIRKQYRKLALSLHPDKNKFPGAADAFTMIGEAQKVLLDREKRMLYNSRHIPSGRSQVPMQQPDIRIHPWVQNNSNQQGTQSGVPTSQPTFWTACPFCSVKYKYYTTLLNKHLWCQNCKKSYTGHELNASDATNRSQPTSKNNDATNRSQPTSKNNDATNRSQPTSKNNDTTNQGHVKETCVSSTSKRSCQKKAADKTLARNPFMQVEFPSEVGQESTSNGKMNKEGLSGGRKKKNTKRRKTSTESSESCYSSSTSIDSEEDTNFECLSEENRRRSTRSRQRVTYHDHLSDEGEEEDPSKQSKGVGYPSPTKESKVQHLSHAATPNGEEKKLKDSLSSEESLHNTEQEPEKGCGHTLDLPSDLGPSTMTEPETYECADPDFSDFDKGREESCFKVGQVWAVYDTLDAMPRFYAVIRKIFSPAFKWRITWLEPDPLNEFETKWLSEGLPASCGRFRLGNSEYTEDHPMFSHLACAINGTSCNAIKIYPREGETWAIFKDWDMEWYTHLENKKEYSYEFVEILSDYADDIGVHVAYLDKTKGFTCLFHRVGKRDLLIPAKEIFRFSHRVPSFKMTGMERNDVPEGSFELDPASLPIDQVGISVSADLDFKPENAYQDVSAMKSVGISKSEKYTSPPGRMERDGKPQGILSPTDGLEVKLKFEGETSSVGSKEKSEGNAHPADRRSRINLGNNSPVDQRETANSVNSAENCFASVANEVPEPKFYSFDAERSLENFQVGQCWAMYSDEDAMPRYYGHIKKIDPIPNFALHVAWFYACPPPKGIMQWRDKTMPIGCGNFKFQHRKPKKYMDTNAFSHQVVAEHTEKKGVYKILPKTGEVWAVYKNWSAQLKCDKLEDCEYEIVEILDVTDSYVSVKFLVWVKGFKSVYRPEEANGTVRIPLSEQLRFSHQIPAFRLTEERGGSMRGFWELDPAAMPVYLLCTD; from the coding sequence ATGGAATGCAACAAAGAAGAGGCCGTCAGGGTTAGAGGGATTGCTGAGAAGAAGATGGAAAATAGTGATTTCATCGGAGCTAAAAAGTTAGCATCTAAAGCCCAGCAGCTCTTTCCTGATCTGGAGAACATTACACAGATGGTTTTGGTTTGTGATGTGCACTGTTCTGCAGAGAATAAAACTTTCGGAAATGAGAAAGATTGGTATGGTATTCTTAACGTGGAGCCAACAGCTGATGATGCTCTTATAAGGAAGCAATATCGCAAGTTAGCTCTCTCGCTACATCCTGATAAGAACAAGTTCCCTGGTGCAGCTGATGCCTTTACAATGATTGGTGAAGCGCAAAAGGTGCTTTTGGATAGAGAAAAACGTATGTTGTACAACAGTAGACACATTCCTTCAGGAAGATCTCAAGTACCAATGCAGCAGCCGGATATCAGGATACATCCTTGGGTACAAAACAATTCCAATCAGCAAGGTACTCAATCAGGAGTTCCTACAAGCCAACCAACCTTTTGGACTGCCTGCCCATTCTGTTCTGTTAAGTACAAGTATTATACAACCTTGCTAAATAAACATCTGTGGTGCCAAAACTGTAAGAAGTCCTACACAGGTCATGAACTAAATGCTTCAGATGCAACCAATAGGAGTCAGCCTACTTCCAAGAACAATGATGCAACCAATAGGAGTCAGCCTACTTCCAAGAACAATGATGCAACCAATAGGAGTCAGCCTACTTCCAAGAACAATGATACAACAAACCAAGGCCATGTTAAAGAGACTTGTGTGAGCTCTACAAGCAAGAGAAGTTGTCAGAAGAAGGCTGCTGATAAAACCCTAGCCAGGAATCCATTTATGCAAGTAGAGTTTCCCTCAGAGGTTGGTCAGGAGTCTACTAGCAATGGAAAAATGAATAAGGAGGGCTTGTCAGGGGGTcgtaaaaagaaaaacacaaagaGAAGGAAGACATCAACAGAATCTAGTGAAAGTTGTTATTCATCATCAACAAGCATAGACTCTGAAGAAGATACAAACTTTGAATGTCTTAGTGAGGAAAATCGGCGAAGATCTACGCGGTCTAGACAGCGTGTCACTTATCATGATCATCTAAGTGATGAAGGCGAAGAAGAAGATCCTTCTAAGCAATCTAAGGGAGTTGGATATCCCTCTCCTACCAAGGAGTCCAAGGTTCAGCATTTGTCTCATGCAGCAACTCCCAATGGGGAGGAGAAGAAATTAAAGGACAGTTTGTCCTCTGAGGAGAGCTTGCACAACACAGAGCAGGAACCTGAAAAAGGCTGTGGACATACCCTTGATCTTCCCTCAGATCTAGGGCCTTCTACTATGACTGAGCCAGAAACATATGAATGTGCAGATCCAGATTTTAGTGATTTTGACAAGGGCAGGGAAGAATCTTGCTTTAAAGTTGGACAAGTGTGGGCTGTTTATGATACTCTGGATGCCATGCCTAGATTCTATGCAGTCATCAGGAAGATTTTCTCTCCTGCATTTAAGTGGCGCATAACTTGGTTAGAGCCGGATCCGCTGAATGAATTTGAAACCAAATGGCTATCTGAGGGGTTACCAGCTTCTTGTGGTAGGTTCAGACTGGGAAACTCAGAATACACTGAAGATCATCCTATGTTCTCACATTTGGCATGTGCAATAAATGGAACCAGCTGCAATGCGATAAAGATATATCCACGCGAAGGAGAAACTTGGGCCATCTTTAAAGATTGGGATATGGAATGGTATACTCATCTTGAGAACAAGAAGGAGTACAGCTACGAGTTTGTTGAGATCTTGTCAGACTATGCTGATGATATTGGTGTTCATGTTGCGTACTTGGATAAAACAAAAGGCTTCACTTGTCTTTTTCATCGAGTAGGGAAAAGAGACCTTCTAATTCCTGCAAAGGAGATATTTAGATTCTCTCATAGAGTTCCTTCATTTAAGATGACAGGGATGGAGAGGAATGATGTTCCTGAAGGATCCTTTGAACTAGACCCTGCTTCCTTACCTATTGACCAAGTAGGCATTTCTGTTTCTGCAGATCTTGACTTCAAGCCTGAGAATGCATACCAAGATGTTTCTGCAATGAAATCGGTGGGTATATCAAAGTCTGAAAAATATACATCACCTCCTGGCAGGATGGAACGGGATGGGAAGCCTCAAGGCATTTTATCTCCTACAGATGGGCTGGAAGTGAAGCTAAAATTCGAAGGAGAGACATCTTCGGTTGGTTCAAAGGAAAAGTCCGAAGGAAATGCACATCCTGCTGATAGACGATCCAGAATTAACTTAGGAAATAATTCACCCGTAGACCAAAGAGAAACAGCTAATTCTGTAAATTCTGCAGAGAACTGTTTTGCATCAGTAGCTAATGAGGTTCCTGAACCCAAATTCTACAGCTTTGATGCTGAGAGATCACTGGAGAATTTTCAAGTTGGTCAATGTTGGGCGATGTACAGTGATGAAGACGCCATGCCTAGGTACTACGGGCACATAAAGAAGATAGATCCTATCCCTAATTTTGCGTTGCATGTGGCATGGTTTTATGCCTGTCCACCACCTAAAGGTATAATGCAGTGGCGTGATAAAACAATGCCAATTGGTTGTGGAAATTTTAAGTTTCAACATAGAAAGCCGAAGAAATATATGGATACCAATGCCTTTTCACATCAAGTAGTAGCAGAACATACGGAGAAGAAGGGTGTATACAAGATCCTCCCCAAAACAGGTGAAGTTTGGGCAGTATATAAAAACTGGAGTGCGCAGCTGAAATGTGATAAACTAGAAGATTGtgaatatgaaattgttgaaatACTGGATGTTACTGATAGTTATGTGTCTGTAAAGTTCTTAGTGTGGGTAAAAGGATTCAAGTCTGTCTACAGGCCTGAAGAGGCTAATGGAACAGTGAGGATACCTCTATCCGAGCAGCTCAGGTTCTCTCATCAAATTCCTGCCTTTCGCCTGACAGAAGAGAGAGGTGGCAGCATGCGAGGTTTCTGGGAGCTTGATCCAGCAGCAATGCCTGTTTATTTACTTTGTACGGACTGA